Genomic window (Spirosoma sp. KCTC 42546):
AGCGAAAGGCGATCTCCCTGTTCCATTATGGACTAAATCCAAACGGCTATCTGCTGCTCGGTAAATCCGAAACGGTGGGTAGTTTGACTACGCTGTTCGCTCAGGTAGAAAAAAACTATAAAATCTACATCCGAAAAAACGACGTAGTCAGCCGGGCATCCTTTGAGATGAGTCCCCGACTCGGATTTGATCGGTTGAATCCAGATAATCCGGAGCCCGATCACAAAGGAGAACGGTTCAGTGGGTCCGATGCACCAAAGCGGTCTGAACCGGCTTCTGAGGCAGGTTTCCCGGTTAATGATCTGGAAAAAACAATCGATGATTTACTCCTTCGCCATTATGTGCCTGCCAGTGTAGTGGTCAACGACGATCTGGATATCCTGCGATTTAGAGGGTCAACCAGTACATTTCTTGAACCTTCAACAGGGAAAGCCAGTCTGAACCTGTTGAAAATGGCCCGTCCCTCGCTGGTATTCGAACTACGTAACACAGTTCATAAAGCCCGAAAAGCTGGCCAGCCTGTACGCAAAACGGGACTAGAGGTGAAAATTAAAGACAAAGTGCATCAGGTGGCCATTGAAGTGGTTCCGCTTCGGACGGATACTGAGGAGCGGCTGTATCTGGTTCTTTTTGAAGAGGTGGAAGCAGCCGGGAGCGTAGGGACAGACCTGGCTGAGAAACGCAATCGCCGGATTAAGCAACTGGAAGAAGAACTGGCTACGCTGCGCGAAGATATGCGCTCGATTGTGGAGGAACAGGAAGCTAGCAACGAGGAACTCCAATCGGCCAATGAGGAAATCATTAGCAGCAATGAGGAGTTGCAGAGCATCAATGAAGAACTCGAAACCAGCAAAGAGGAAATTGAATCGACAAACGAAGAATTACTGACCATTAACCAGGAGTTGCAGGTTCGAAATGACCAGTTGTCGGAGGCCAATGAGTTTTCGGAGGTCATCTTTGCGACCATCCGGGAAGCTACCCTGGTGCTTGATGAAGACCTTCGGGTAAAGAGTGCCAACAAGACATTTTATAAATTATTCCGGGTAGATGAAGACCAAACCCAGGGGCGGCTTATTTACGAACTGGGCAACCGCCAGTGGGACATTCCTGCCCTGCGATTGTTGCTGTCTGATGTGATCCGACATAATGTTCAGGTCGATTCGTTTGAAGTGACCCATACCTTCACCGATATAGGGGAGAAAGTATTGCTGGTAAATGCCCGCCGGATTGTTCGGAACCAGGAAGCTATTTTGTTGGCTATTGAAGATATAACCGAACATCGCCGGGCCCAACGCCTGCTGGCCGAGCGCGAAGCCTGGCTCCATAATCTGGTTGAAAATGCGCCTGTACTAATCTGGGTGTCGGATGCCAATGGCCAGTACACATTCTTCAACAAAGCCTGGATCAACTTTACGGGCCATTCGTTAGCTGACTCTATAAAACAGGGTTGGGAAAAAGAAATACATCCCGACGACCAGCAATCGTATTTAGCTATTTACAAAAGTGCATTTGAAAAACGGTTGCCCTTTCAGCTTGAATTTCGGCTGAAACAGTACAATACTGAGTATAAATGGGTATTACTGAACGCCAGTCCCATGTTTTTACCAACTACGCTGGAGAACCATGCGTCCATTGAGGTGGGAGATTCTACAGGTATGGATTCATCCAGTGGTATATTCAATGGCTATATTGTTACCTGTGCTGAAATTGACAATCATAAAACACTACTTTAGGTATTAGACTTCCAGGCTCAGTAGGGGATTAAAAGGTGTTTGAAACTAGCGCATTGGTATTGCATGCCCAGCGGGAGTTAACCAACAAGAAGGTTGATGCTTCCAATGGAGGTTGGTTACTGGTTATTCGTTATTAGCCATCTAATAACGAATAACCAGTAACTAATAACTAACAATCAGGCATACTTGGGCAAGGTAACAGCCTCCCACCAATAGTGGCGGAATGAAGCAATACAATCGAGCCATTTTTCGTACCCCATAGGCTTAACAATGTACGAGTTACTTCGGAGGGAGTAGGATTCACTAATATCTTCAGGATCGCTGGATTGGCTTAGGATAACAACGGGTATTTCCCGGAACAGGTAATGCGCCTTAATCATTTCTAACAGTTGCCAGCCCATTTGCCGCTGGGGTAAGTATAAATCCAGTAAAATGAGTTTTGGCAATTCGCGTACATCGGCTTTACAGGCTTCCAGATACATGATTGCCTGAGCAGGTTCCTGCATCCAGATAGCCTCCACTTCAGGAAAACGCTGTAGTAATGCCCAATGAATAATGAACCATTGATCGGCATTATCTTCAACTACTAAGATGGTTGCCTTTCGAAATTTACGCGATGATGAAGTAGTCAAATTGGTCATAAACGAGTGGGATAAAGAGTACTGTAAAAATACAAAATGCTCTCGTTTTTAATCAAATGTATGTTGTTTTTTTGTTATATGAAGAGGCCGGATAGTAGGCTGGCTTTCCCTGTTCTGAACGCCAATAGCTGATACTGTTCCGGAGTTAACCGGCTATTGATTTGCTGCTGTCAGCTTAAGTGTGAACGAAAAATAGGGGTGATTATAAACCAATTTCGTACTCACAGGTTTAACTAACTGATTGATCCCCTGATTTTTGTTGACAATCGGGATGCGCTGAGATACCTATGGGAAAACGATCATTTTATATAGATAAAGGAGCTTATGCCAATCTCCTTGCTGGTATAGGCAGCCTACACACTACAGAACGAAAGGGGAATCTATCCGATTTTCAGGTATATGCTGACAATACATGGCTAGCCGATACCGTGATTATTGAGCAACTGACCCGCTCGCAGGGAGAGTGGCAGGTTGAGTTGTTGTTTGCTTCGATTCATAATCCGCTTAAATTTTTAAAGCAACGCATGATCGCTAATTCCTGCCCTGAATGGGCAGCTCAACTGGCGCACGTTAGGCGTAAACTGGCAGCCAATGATCGGCGGAGGGACATAACCATGTCAATCGGGCAGATGAATATCTGTTCGAATTGAGACTTGGAAATGGCTAAAATACTACTAGGTCAGTATATTAACAAGAGTAACGGCTTTGACCCTGGAGTTAATGCTGGATGTGTGTTCGTTTAGTCAATGAAACCAATCAGATGGAAGCGATTGAACTTACTATTGTGGCCCTGTCAGAAAGCCTGTCACAACCGGGTAACTACGCGCTTATTCTGGAAGATATGGTCAGTCAACGTCGTGTTCCGCTGATTATTGGTCCTGCTGAAGCTCGGGCTATTGCTATGGCAATAGAGAAAATGACTCCCTATCGACCGCAAACCCACGATCTGTTTTTTCAGACACTCGAACGCCTGAACACGCATCCAACGAGCGTTGAGATTCATCGGGTTGGCGAAAACAGTGTATTCTTTGCCTATCTACACCTCAATACCCCATCTGGGCCAGTAAGTATTGATGCCCGACCTTCCGACGCCATTGCATTAGCGGTCCGGGCGGGCTGTTCGATCTTTATGAACAAAACGGTTCTGGATATAAGTGGCTACTATCCCGACGATACTGCCCGCGCCCTGGATGGCTTTTACGCAGCTTGTACCCTCACCGAACTCGACGATTTGCTCGATAATACCCTGAAAAAAGAAGATTACGAGAGCGCAGCCCTTGTGCGTGACGCCATTGAGCGTCGAAAATAAGCCATAGACTAGACTACCCTTCACATTCGTTTGCCATCGTGGCCCCATATTCTTAGCGTAGGAATATTGGATTTACCCAATTTTACGTATTTTGGTAACAAGATTTGTTATCGAATGCTTTTCTTTGCCCAATTATTGCCTTGCCGTTTACATGTCGCCTGATCAAAAGGCTACTAGTAAAAAGCCCTTTAGGAGGCATAAAGGCACGTTATAGCACAATGAACCTATAGAAAGCTGCTGATAACGAGGTAAGTATCGCTGGATTTATGCGACTATCAGCCTTATCAGTTCTATATTTTATAGTGACCAATAGTTTATATTTGGTGATGTATTGCTACTGTAGTGACTAGCGTATTTGGGTGGACGTGTATTGACGGTAGGTCAATGAAACCAGAATAGGATAGTTTTTAACTAGTCTGAGTTCGATTTTTTGGCGAGGGGAAGAGCGGTATTTGTGAATAGAGGAGCTATTAAAACGAAATCAGGCGGTATTCGTAATTCAACTTAGAACCCATAAATGATGTTTTATAAATTTGATCCTCTTACGTATGCTAACTTTATTCACCGATGAAGAAGTAATTCTCCAATTCTCAGACAGCCACCCCAGGCAATGCTTCGAAACCCTGTATAAGCGGTATTTCGGCAAAGTGTATCGTCGCTGTTTGTCCATGACCCGAGATCATGAACTCGCTCAGGACTTTGCCCACGACATCTTTCTGAAGGTGTTTGCTAAACTGGACGCTTTTCAGCAACGATCTAGTTTTTCGACCTGGCTTTATGCCATTTCGTACAACTACTGTTCAGACCAGCTTCGACTCGCGAAGCGGCTTAAGTTTGATTCACTGGACAATCTGTTGAAACAGGATATACCTGATTCGGATTTTGCTCAGTTACACGAAGAGAAGCTCCAACTGGTGAGGGATGCACTGGCACAACTGACAATGAATGAGCAGGCATTACTTCACTTGAAGTATGAAGATGGCTTAACGGTTAATGAAATTGCAGGGTTGTATAGTCTTAAGGATTGTACTGTGAAAATGCGGCTCAAACGAAGTCGGGATAGAATGCATAAATGGTGTACTCAGCAGTATGCCTATCCTTCCATACCCACGTATTCATAATAGCCAAGACGTTGGCATTTTCAATCACAAAGCCCGCTATGACACTTCATGGCGGGCTTTTGTCGGTTCATCGCCCGAATGGTTGATGTTAACTGCTCCGTCAACTACTTTTGACCCACTAGAGAATGAATGTTGATGCGGTGTGCCAGCCCAAAGGACGGCCGCAACCTGCTATATTTACAAAGACGAAATCAACCTCAACGGGCTTTGAAGACCTTTAATGACCGGCCGTTACGAATTTTTGGTCCACTCACCCTGTTTGTAGTTGGAACCGTATTTTTTCGCCTGAACTGGTACTTTGAGCAACCCTTCAGCAGCGTACTCCGAACCGATCTGATTGCCCTTAGTGCGGGATACTTTTGTTGGAATCTGGCCCGCTGGGTGGTGCTTTCCTTACAAAAATACTATCCAGGTCTGGCCAATACCCGCCGTCGTCTGCAGTGGATGGTGCTGGCCCTTCCCGTGTTGGTCAATATTGGCTGGCTTGTCCGGCAGGTAGCTCACATCGCTTTCAACGGGTTAACTACATTCGATACGACACTGCCTGCCTATACCTACTCACTAGGTATTCAGCTATTTTACCATGCTATCTATTTTGTTATTTACGAAGGCAGTTATGTGCTACTAGCCTGGCAGCAGGCTTATGAGCGAAACGAACGACTCAAAAAACGAAAGCTTCAACTTCAGCTCGATACCCTGAAAAGCCAGATCAACCCGCACTTTCTGTTCAATAGCCTCAACTCGCTCTCCTCGCTGATTTACGACAATCCCGGTCAGGCCGAAAATGTTGTGGATGAAATCAGTAGTGTGTACCGGTATTTGCTACGTGCCAATGATGGGGAATTAACAACTCTTGGCCGGGAGTTGCAGTTTATTCAGTCCTATTTTCACCTGTTGAAAACCCGTTACGGGGCATGCCTTGATTTGCGGATTTCTGTTCAGGAAGCACAGCTGGAAATGAAGCTTCCGGCACTAACCCTCCAGCTGCTGCTGGAAAATGCTGTTAAACACAACATTATGTTGCCCGAACGACCGCTCCGGGTGGTTATAGAGACCCAGGAACAGTGGTTAATTGTGCGCAATAACTTGCAGCGGAAGAGTACCCCTGTACTGTCCAATCGGATTGGGTTGACCAACATCGCGACCAAATACCGATTACTGGGTGAAGGCGATCTATCTATTCTGGAAGCGGATGGACAGTTTGTGGTGACTTTACCCTTACTGGCTCATCAATATGAAATGCCGGTTCGTTCATGAAACCACTCAATGACACCCGCCTGCGTTTACTTGGCCCGGTTGGGTTGTTTTTGTTTGTTGGCCTTTTTTTTCGGCTGGACTGGTATCTCAAACTGCCTTTTAAAACGACACTGTTCAATGACGCCATTGCGCTGACGGCAGGACTAGTCTGCTGGCAAATTGCCCGCTACGTAGTTTTACAGATTCAATACCGGTATCCGGGCCTTGTCAATACCCGCCGGCGGTTACTGTACTTATTGGCAGCGCTGCCTGTGCTGGTTTTCTTTGCCTGGCTGATGCGTCATTGGGTGCGTTACCTGATTGATGGTAAATTCTTATACTTTACCAGTGCGGTCGAGCTTAGCCGGACGCTTGGTATACAGGTTTTCTATCATATCATTTATTTTTCGGTGTACGAAGGCTGGTACATTCTGCGCCAGTGGCAGCGTGAAACGGTAGAAAGCAGCGACCTGGAGAAGATGTCGCTACAAAGCCAGCTCACGTCCTTACAGAGCCAGGTTAATCCTCATTTTTTGTTTAACAGTCTCAACTCGCTTTCCGCACTGATCCGGGAGAATCCCGATTCTGCCGATCAGTTTTTAGACGAGCTTACCAGTGTGTTTCGATACTTGCTTCAGGCTGGGGACCAGCACTTGATTCCCTTACGCGATGAACTGAGTTTTATTCGGTCGTACTTTCATTTATTACAAACCCGATACCAAACCGGGCTACTCCTCAAATTAGCCATCGATGAACCGTTGCAAACGATGTTCATCCCTCCGCTTACCCTTCAAATGCTGGTTGAAAATGCTGTGCGCTACAATGTCATCCTGCCGGAGCAGCCCCTGCACATATGCATCAGCACAACGCCAGATGGCTGGCTACGCGTTGAAAATACCCTACAACGAAAGCCGCTTCGGGTGGATACAACGGGAGCCCGACTAACGAATCTGGCAACTAAGTATGAGTTATTAGGCCAGGAAACTGTGCTTATTGAAGAGAGAAGAGGTTGGTTTGTTGTAACTGTCCCCTTACTGAACGAAGAGTCGTCGATTAACTCGCCCAAGTTGCTGTTCAATAAGTAGTCATTGATGGTCATTGATAGTCACTCATGGTTTTTACGAATAATGACCATCAATGACTACTAATGACTATCAATGACCACGTAGTTAAGCCTGAACGATTGATGCCCCATCCTGGCGGTTTCACCGATAAAACCTATCGTTTCACCGAATACCAGCTTGAGGTATAGCTACTCTTTCCTGCATCTTCGACTCACGAACGGGCGGTGCACCCTTCTATACCTTTCTCTTTTTTACCGAACAACATAATGAACACTAAACGTATTCTATTCGCCAGTATGCCCTTAGAAGGGCACTTTAATCCACTAACAGGGCTGGCCGTTCATCTGCAACGGCTTGGCTACGATGTTCGCTGGTATACGGGGCCTTCGTATGCCGACAAAGTTCGTCGGCTTGGTTTACCGTTTTATCCGTATCAGCAGGCCATCGAGCTGAATCAGGATAATTTCGACGAGATAATACCGGAACGGAAGCAAATAAAGGGGGCTATTGCCAAGCTGCGATTCGATATTAACCATGCTTTTCTGTTGCGGGTACCGGAGTTTGTTGCCGATCTGACCAGTATTCATCAGGAGTGGCCGTTCGAGTTGCTCGTTTGCGATGTTGCCTTCACCGGTGCGCCCTTTATCCGACAATTGCTCAATGTGCCGGTGGCAGCAGTGGGTGTAGTGCCGCTCATCGAAACCTCCCGGGATTTGCCCCCGTCGGGGATGGGGCTAACACCAATGCGTGGGGTGCTGGGTAGACCCATACAGGCTTTACTGCGTTACCTGATCACGCATCACCTGCTAAAAACATGCACGGATCAATATAATCAACTGCTCCAGGCGTATGGCTTACCCAAAACATCCAAATTTCTCTTCGATGCCATGATTCAGCACTGCGACGTGTTACTGCAAAGCGGTGCGCCTGGGTTTGAGTACCCCCGTTCCGATATGAGCGAGACTATTCGGTTTGTTGGTCCCATGCTGCCTTATACTAATGGCGTAAAGCGCCCATTCGCGGACGTAACTAAAGCCCGGATGTATGAGCGTGTAGTTCTGGTAACGCAGGGAACCGTTGAGCGCGACGCAACGAAACTGATTGTTCCAACACTCGATGCCTTCAAAAACGATAGCCGAACGCTCGTCATTGTAACAACCGGGGGCTCACAAACCGCTGAATTAAGAGAGCGCTACCCCCAGGAAAACGTCATTATCGAAGACTTCATTGACTTCAACTCCGTTATGCCGTATACGGATGTATACGTGACCAACGCAGGCTACGGTGGTGTAATGCTGAGCCTTCAGCATGGTTTGCCAATGGTGGCGGCCGGGGTTCACGAAGGTAAAAATGAGATTGCTGCCCGTGTTGGGTATGTTAATGTGGGGGTAAACTTAAAAACTGAGCGTCCTACGGCCCGCCAGATTCAGACAGCCGTAGAAGAGGTGCTGACCAACCGGGACTACAAGCGGAATGCGCAACGCCTTCGGGCTGAATTTAAGCAGTATAATCCCAATGCACTTTGTACAAAGTACATTACAGACTTGCTGGGAAAGCAGCCAGTCGTGTGCGAGCCTGTCCTGAACCCTGTGGAGTAATTCATCAACCAAACTAATCCTGTTTCAGCGGATCATCATGAAAATTATTCGTTGACCCTAATAATAGTACGACGAATTCGATTCGGGTTGTTTTTCGGGTGAAGAAAGTCTGAAGATAAGTTTACGTAAAGTACTCATCGAACCTGTTTAAAGTAAATCCTTGGACAGGTTCATTCTTTTTAAGTTGATTCGTTCCGATCAAAATACCTGCTTAACGTTTGAACGGTAGATGCTACTTAGGAAGATGCTTTTAGGGTTAATGATACGGTCATTACCTGATGGCGCAGGGCTCCTGCCTTGCGCCATCGTTTAAGCCTGAATTAATCTATTCATGAAGAGTCTCATTTTCCTTAGCGTTTTTACGTGTAGTCTACTTACTCAACTGTGTTTGGCACAGCAACCGACCAAGCCGGTTGTTACGTACCGAAATCCAGTCATCTCGGGCGATTTTGCCGATCCATCCATTATCCGGGTTGGTACCACATACTATGCAGTAGGGACTTCCTCGGAGTGGGGGCCACCGTACCCCATGTATACATCCACCGATCTGGTTAACTGGGCGTACCTTGGGCCAGTTTTTAAGGAGATGCCCGCCTGGACGATGGGCAGCTACTGGGCACCGGAGCTTTTTTATCGGAATGGGACGTATTTCGTGTATTATACCGCCCGCCGGAAGTCGGACAAGCGCTCGTACATCGGCGTTGCCTCTACCCGCGACCTGCGGAAGGGCTTTACTGACCACGGTTTATTGATTGAATGGACGACCGAAGCTATCGACGCGTTTGTGCTGGAAGACCAGGGGAGGTTATACATTACCTGGAAAGCTTACGGACTAGACAAAGGAAAGGCTATTGAGATATTGGGTGCCGAACTCGCTGCCGATGGTCTTAAGGTGACTGGTAAAGCGTTTACGCTCCTGACCGCTGACAAAAACAACTGGGAAAGTGGAGGTGCAGAAGGGCAGGCTATTTTCAAACGGGGGCGCTATTACTACATGACTTATTCCGGCAATGCCTGTTGTGGGGCCCGCTGTAATTATCAGGTAGGTCTGGCCAGGGCCGAAAAGCTCCAGGGACCCTGGGAAAAGTACGCCGGAAATCCGGTGCTGGTCAGCGATAGCATCTGGAAATGCCCTGGCCACGGAACAGTAGTCACTACCCCCGATAACCGCTATTTTTACCTGCACCATGCGTATAACGGAGTCGATTTTACGTCTGTGGGCCGCCAGGGTGTACTCAGTGAATTAACCTGGGATGACAAAACCCAATGGCCTGCCTTTCGATACGGTACTGAAATGCCCGCTGTGGCTGAATCCCCAATGGGCGTCAGCCAAACGATGCAGCCTGGCCTGAAGCTGGACTTTGGAACCAACAAAACTGAAATGCCCTGGGTATGGGATGTAAGTTTGCCTAAACCTACGTTTACTGTTCAGGAAGGCCAGCTTCAGTTAGTAAATACGGCCTCTGGTTCAATAGGTAGTTTTCTGGGATTCGTTATCAAGCGAGGAACGTATACCTTCTCGGCAGCCATTCGCCCGCAAGTGGATGTCCTTCAAAGTATATGCCTGTACGGTGACGCATCGAATGGGCTTGGCTTGGGTGTCCGGAAAAGCCAACTGGAACTTTGGCAGGTGAAAGATGCCGTTCGAACGGTACTGGAAACACAGTCGATACCTGAATCGCTATCATCCATTAGCTTGCAAGTCCATACTGCTGCCGGACAATTTTACACATTTAGCTGGTATACGGGTGGCACAAACCCACAACTCCTAACAGCCGGACCACTCAATGGATCTTCCGTGCCCCGGTGGGATCGCGCCCCACGTATTGGGGTTAGCGTATCTGGGACGGGTAAAGAGAAGAGTCATATCCAATCCATTCAACTGAACTACAACTAAGCAGGCTGATTTTTGCCTTGATATTTAGTAGTAAACCGAGCCATTTTTCGCTTCTTATGGGGCAGAAATAGGATCAGTTATCTTATTCGTTCTAAACGGCCTTTTCAACTGCCTATAAACAGACAGCTGAAAAGGCTTTTTCGTATTCAGCACTATACACCTTGGCTCCACGTTTAGTAATAAATGTAATTACGCGAAGTTTTATTTTTACTTTTTTTTGCTGACGACTAAGGGTAAATAGGGTTGAATTCGTCACCCTATTAAATACTCATCCTTAGCCAATGCGCCCAGTCGAAAACTTTTCAGTTTCAGAAACTCCCTTTCACAAAGGGGGGATTCACCGGCATGATGAAATGCAGTCAGTAGTGGTAGATAATGAACATCTGATTCGGGTAGCTTTTGCAGAGTCGACAAACAAGGGCTTTGAAGCACTCTTTCGAGTCTATTATCAGGCCTTATTCAGCCATGCAGTTCGCTTTGTCTATACCAAAGAGAAAGCGGAAGATATCGTGTGCGAAGTCTTTCACGATTTTTGGAAGAGCAATAGTTTCAATTCCATTAAGATCACTTATCGGGCTTACCTGTATGCGGCTGTTCGAAACCGGGCCTATAGCTACATCCGCCACGAACTCCGGGAAGAGCGCAGCATGACCTCCCCAGAGCTGTCGGAGCAAATGCCCAGTACCGAAAGCCCGCAATTACTGATCGAATATGATGAGCTCTATCAACGGATCGAATCGGTTATTCACAACATGCCCCCCCAGTGCCAGCGTATCTTTCTGCTGAGCCGGTTCGAAGGAAAAAAGAACCACGAAATCGCTACCGAATTGGGCGTAGCCTTGAAGACCGTTGAGGCCCATATGGCCCGCGCATTAAGCCTCCTCCGTAAGGTCGTCCTCGCCCTGGGCCTGCTTTTTCTGGTTAGTTAACTAAGGGTAAAACACACCACCATTGTCAACCTTACTAAATGATGGATTATCATATGGAAGATATACTAGATAAAAAAGTAGTATTCGATTATTTCTCGGGTCATACAACCCCGCTTCAAAAAAAAGCAGTTGAGGCCTGGTTACAGGATACCGCTAATCATGAGCAATACTATCAGTGGTTGCATGAGTGGGAGTTATCCCATTTGCAGGCCACGGCATCCTGGCAGGATGCGTTTAATCGGACGCAGGAGCGAGTGAACCAGGAAATCCCCGCGAGCAGTCCCTTTTTGTCCGTATCCTATAATCGGAGCTGGTGGGCATTTTCTAATCGAAACATGGTGGCAGCCATTGTTCTGGTTACGCTGATTGGTGCTTCTTTATTCGGACTAAAGGATCGTATTTTTTATAAGACCATTCAGGTTGGCTATGGACAGACAGAGCAGGTTAAACTGACTGATGGATCGCTGGTCGTATTGAATGCCAACTCGTCGATCCGATTCCCGAGGTTTGGTTTTGGCGATGGTACCCGTACCGTTGAACTAACTGGCGAAGCCGATTTTCAGGTGCAGCATTCCCCAAAAAATCAGCGCTTTGTGGTGGTTACGCCCAAAGGATTGCAGGTAACCGTGTTAGGTACGCAGTTTACGGTTTTTGCCCGCCAGCGACGATCTCAGATAACACTACGCACGGGTAAAGTTGCGTTGCAAATGAGTCAGACGCCTAAAGCGCCTTCTATCATTATGAAGCCCGGCGACCTGGTAACCCTGGATAATTCGGGCAAACTAACCCGAGCGCATACGACTAATCCGGAAGTCCAGTCGGCCTGGAAGCATCAGCGGATTACGTTAGAGCGGACCTCGTTGAAAGAGATTGCCGCCATACTACAGGAAACGTACGGTTTTCAGGTCGAGATAAAAGAGCCTGAACTAGCTGATCGTACGGCAACGGGTTCCTTCCCCGCCCATAATGCCGATGAAGTTCTGGAAATGATCACTGAGCTGTTCGATATCAACTTTACCCGCCAGAATAATAAAATCGTTTTTAAAGACTAATTCCTACCCTCTAAATCCCGTTAAACCATGAGATACTTTTTACGGGTAACTCGTAAAGCATTACTACACAGTGGTTTGTTGTTTGTGTGCTATCAGGCACCGGCTCAATTGCTAGCCAGCACAAAAATTAACGCAGTGAGTACGCATGCTGTGCAGGCAACCACCATTTCGTTACGAGAGGTCCTGATTCAATTTAAAGCCCGCTATCATGTTGATATTCTGTTTGAAGATCGACTGGTCAATCAATCCGTGAATTCGTCCGTCATTGAAACAACGGCAACGCTGGAAGAGAATCTGACGAAGGTGCTTCAGCCGTATGATCTTCGCTTTAAAAAAATAAAGGACGGTGTTTACGTGATCGTGAAAAGCCGGAAGGCACAGAGCACGGCTAGTCAGGGCTTACCAACGGGCTCTGAGACGACAGACATCCTACCCACCACTCCGCTGAACCGGACTAGTCTGCAACCCTACAATTCGCTGGAAATGCACCTTCCGGCTCCGGCAGATATTCCGGTTCAGGGTAAAGTGATCGATGATAAAGGGGAGGGTTTACCCGGTGTCAGCATTGTTATAAAGGGTACACAAAAAGGAACAACCACCGATGCTGACGGAAATTATAAACTGGATGTTCCCACAGCGGCTGCCATCCTGATATTTAGTTTTGTAGGTTACCTGCCGCAGGAAGTCAACGTGGGCAATCGTACGGTTGTGGATGTTACACTCAAAACGGATGATAAAACGCTCGACGAGATTGTGGTGGTCGGGTACGGAACCGTCAAGAAAAAGGATTTGACGGGATCGGTTGGGGTAATCAGCAGCAAAGAAGTAAAAGATTTAGGCGTAACCCGGATTGAACAGGGGTTGGCTGGACGGGTAGCGGGTGTGCAGGTGAAAGCCGTTTCCGGCGAACCGGGTGCCGCACCGCAGATTCGGGTGAGAGGTATCGGTAGTATTTCGGCAGGAGCCGGTCCCCTGTATGTGGTCGATGGGTTTCCGACGGATAACATTCAGACCTTGAACCCAAACGATATTGAAACCCTGGACATTTTGAAAGACGCTTCGGCTACAGCTAT
Coding sequences:
- a CDS encoding RNA polymerase sigma-70 factor, which produces MRPVENFSVSETPFHKGGIHRHDEMQSVVVDNEHLIRVAFAESTNKGFEALFRVYYQALFSHAVRFVYTKEKAEDIVCEVFHDFWKSNSFNSIKITYRAYLYAAVRNRAYSYIRHELREERSMTSPELSEQMPSTESPQLLIEYDELYQRIESVIHNMPPQCQRIFLLSRFEGKKNHEIATELGVALKTVEAHMARALSLLRKVVLALGLLFLVS
- a CDS encoding sensor histidine kinase — its product is MKPLNDTRLRLLGPVGLFLFVGLFFRLDWYLKLPFKTTLFNDAIALTAGLVCWQIARYVVLQIQYRYPGLVNTRRRLLYLLAALPVLVFFAWLMRHWVRYLIDGKFLYFTSAVELSRTLGIQVFYHIIYFSVYEGWYILRQWQRETVESSDLEKMSLQSQLTSLQSQVNPHFLFNSLNSLSALIRENPDSADQFLDELTSVFRYLLQAGDQHLIPLRDELSFIRSYFHLLQTRYQTGLLLKLAIDEPLQTMFIPPLTLQMLVENAVRYNVILPEQPLHICISTTPDGWLRVENTLQRKPLRVDTTGARLTNLATKYELLGQETVLIEERRGWFVVTVPLLNEESSINSPKLLFNK
- a CDS encoding FecR family protein, with translation MEDILDKKVVFDYFSGHTTPLQKKAVEAWLQDTANHEQYYQWLHEWELSHLQATASWQDAFNRTQERVNQEIPASSPFLSVSYNRSWWAFSNRNMVAAIVLVTLIGASLFGLKDRIFYKTIQVGYGQTEQVKLTDGSLVVLNANSSIRFPRFGFGDGTRTVELTGEADFQVQHSPKNQRFVVVTPKGLQVTVLGTQFTVFARQRRSQITLRTGKVALQMSQTPKAPSIIMKPGDLVTLDNSGKLTRAHTTNPEVQSAWKHQRITLERTSLKEIAAILQETYGFQVEIKEPELADRTATGSFPAHNADEVLEMITELFDINFTRQNNKIVFKD
- a CDS encoding glycosyltransferase; amino-acid sequence: MNTKRILFASMPLEGHFNPLTGLAVHLQRLGYDVRWYTGPSYADKVRRLGLPFYPYQQAIELNQDNFDEIIPERKQIKGAIAKLRFDINHAFLLRVPEFVADLTSIHQEWPFELLVCDVAFTGAPFIRQLLNVPVAAVGVVPLIETSRDLPPSGMGLTPMRGVLGRPIQALLRYLITHHLLKTCTDQYNQLLQAYGLPKTSKFLFDAMIQHCDVLLQSGAPGFEYPRSDMSETIRFVGPMLPYTNGVKRPFADVTKARMYERVVLVTQGTVERDATKLIVPTLDAFKNDSRTLVIVTTGGSQTAELRERYPQENVIIEDFIDFNSVMPYTDVYVTNAGYGGVMLSLQHGLPMVAAGVHEGKNEIAARVGYVNVGVNLKTERPTARQIQTAVEEVLTNRDYKRNAQRLRAEFKQYNPNALCTKYITDLLGKQPVVCEPVLNPVE
- a CDS encoding glycoside hydrolase family 43 protein, with the translated sequence MAQQPTKPVVTYRNPVISGDFADPSIIRVGTTYYAVGTSSEWGPPYPMYTSTDLVNWAYLGPVFKEMPAWTMGSYWAPELFYRNGTYFVYYTARRKSDKRSYIGVASTRDLRKGFTDHGLLIEWTTEAIDAFVLEDQGRLYITWKAYGLDKGKAIEILGAELAADGLKVTGKAFTLLTADKNNWESGGAEGQAIFKRGRYYYMTYSGNACCGARCNYQVGLARAEKLQGPWEKYAGNPVLVSDSIWKCPGHGTVVTTPDNRYFYLHHAYNGVDFTSVGRQGVLSELTWDDKTQWPAFRYGTEMPAVAESPMGVSQTMQPGLKLDFGTNKTEMPWVWDVSLPKPTFTVQEGQLQLVNTASGSIGSFLGFVIKRGTYTFSAAIRPQVDVLQSICLYGDASNGLGLGVRKSQLELWQVKDAVRTVLETQSIPESLSSISLQVHTAAGQFYTFSWYTGGTNPQLLTAGPLNGSSVPRWDRAPRIGVSVSGTGKEKSHIQSIQLNYN